One window of Desulfobacca acetoxidans DSM 11109 genomic DNA carries:
- a CDS encoding nitroreductase family protein, producing MDVYETIKNRRSHRMYKPDPVPREVLQRVVEAALWAPSGTNLQPWDITVLTGQFREEFIALASLAAEDMAPRLSKLFDEERVAFVTQFFKNLGGAPVVIAVTVWRDPDPFSQEMYVQSGAALMQNLLLAAEAEGLGACWMSGVLSREKELLKYLGLEDRHLLAITPIGYSAKTPPPVPRKERPVRWLGF from the coding sequence GGTACCTCGGGAAGTCCTGCAGCGGGTGGTGGAAGCGGCCTTATGGGCGCCGTCGGGGACTAATCTACAGCCCTGGGATATTACGGTATTGACCGGCCAGTTTCGGGAAGAATTTATCGCCCTGGCCTCCCTGGCGGCTGAGGATATGGCACCCAGACTGAGTAAGCTTTTTGATGAAGAGAGGGTCGCCTTTGTCACCCAGTTTTTTAAAAACCTGGGCGGCGCCCCGGTGGTCATCGCCGTCACCGTCTGGCGCGATCCGGACCCGTTCTCCCAGGAAATGTACGTGCAGAGTGGCGCCGCCTTGATGCAAAATCTGTTGCTGGCTGCTGAAGCCGAGGGCTTGGGGGCTTGCTGGATGTCGGGCGTTCTCAGCCGGGAGAAAGAACTCTTGAAATATCTCGGTTTGGAGGACCGGCACCTATTGGCCATTACCCCGATCGGCTACTCCGCCAAGACTCCGCCGCCCGTCCCCCGCAAAGAGCGGCCGGTACGATGGCTGGGATTTTGA
- the tyrS gene encoding tyrosine--tRNA ligase: MTVDNQLALIRRGAVEILLEEELAAKLKRSLASGQPLRIKAGFDPTAPDLHLGHTVLIQKLKHFQELGHQVIFLIGDFTGMIGDPSGKSETRKPLTEEEVKANALTYERQIYKILDPEKTLIDFNSRWMKAMSAQGLIELAARHTVARMLEREDFHQRFVNHAPISIHEFLYPLVQGYDSVALRADVELGGTDQKFNLLVGRELQREYGQEPQVVLTMPLLEGLDGVNKMSKSLGNYVGIDEPPQEMFGKIMSISDVLMLRYYELLSDLSVGALARLKDDLASGVLHPRLAKENLAKEMVARYHSPGAAEEAARQFAAVFREGALPEEIEEICLAVTENSIWLPKVLHQAGLAAGTSEARRLIQQGGVQVDGEKVSSVELELPVGQTYLLRVGKRKFKKVELQADF; this comes from the coding sequence ATGACCGTCGACAACCAACTGGCCCTTATCCGCCGAGGGGCGGTGGAAATCTTATTGGAAGAGGAACTGGCCGCCAAACTCAAACGATCTTTGGCCAGCGGCCAGCCTCTGCGGATCAAGGCCGGTTTTGACCCCACGGCCCCGGACCTGCATTTAGGCCACACCGTATTGATACAAAAGCTGAAACATTTTCAGGAATTAGGCCACCAGGTGATCTTCCTCATCGGCGACTTTACCGGCATGATCGGCGATCCCTCCGGCAAGAGCGAGACCAGAAAACCGTTGACCGAAGAGGAGGTTAAGGCCAACGCCCTCACCTATGAGCGCCAGATCTATAAAATCCTGGACCCGGAAAAGACCCTGATCGATTTTAACAGCCGCTGGATGAAGGCTATGAGCGCCCAGGGGCTGATTGAGCTGGCCGCCAGACACACCGTCGCCCGGATGCTGGAGCGGGAGGATTTTCACCAGCGCTTCGTCAACCACGCCCCTATCAGTATTCACGAATTCCTCTATCCCCTGGTCCAGGGCTACGACTCGGTCGCCTTGCGGGCCGACGTTGAGTTAGGAGGGACCGATCAGAAGTTCAACCTGCTGGTCGGGAGGGAGCTGCAGCGGGAATACGGTCAGGAGCCCCAAGTGGTGCTCACCATGCCCCTGCTGGAGGGTTTGGACGGCGTTAACAAGATGAGCAAATCCCTGGGGAATTACGTCGGCATCGATGAACCCCCACAAGAGATGTTCGGTAAGATCATGTCGATCTCTGATGTGCTCATGCTGCGCTATTATGAGCTGTTGAGTGACCTGTCGGTGGGAGCTTTGGCGCGTCTGAAAGACGACCTGGCCTCCGGCGTCCTACATCCCCGCCTGGCCAAGGAAAATCTGGCCAAGGAGATGGTGGCCCGTTACCACAGCCCAGGGGCGGCCGAAGAGGCAGCACGACAGTTTGCCGCCGTCTTTCGGGAGGGGGCGTTGCCCGAGGAGATTGAAGAAATATGCCTGGCAGTGACTGAAAACTCGATCTGGCTGCCCAAGGTCTTGCACCAGGCCGGTCTGGCAGCCGGGACCTCGGAAGCCCGCCGCCTGATTCAACAGGGCGGCGTTCAGGTGGACGGCGAGAAGGTCAGCAGCGTGGAGCTGGAGTTGCCCGTAGGACAGACCTATCTGCTGCGGGTCGGAAAGCGAAAATTTAAAAAAGTAGAATTACAGGCCGATTTCTAA
- a CDS encoding Tim44 domain-containing protein, protein MKQRMNGVWAVFGVLCTFLWMSAALVDLAEARIGGGRSGGFRGSRSTAPPRQTFSPPPSRPQTVTPGTQTRPGMATPTPQPQPATGGFWRGVAGGVAGGLLGGMIGNMLFGSSGHAGGAATGGGGCSSIGLFEILIIGGILYLGYRLLNRRRQQAHQSGGGGGKTYGATLLYPEPAAPQLPAFDLQTELEPIRRMDPSFNEATFKEMVQDVFFKLQGAWMRQEVSSMRDLTTPEFYDILDKELQELKAKGQINKLENIAVRQVEISEAWQEQGQDFITVGFLANLLDYTVDAGTNQVLAGSDTEPVKFEEYWTFVRPIGNGPWKLTAITQPGG, encoded by the coding sequence ATGAAACAGAGAATGAACGGTGTTTGGGCCGTCTTTGGGGTATTGTGTACGTTTCTGTGGATGTCCGCCGCCTTGGTGGATCTGGCCGAGGCCCGGATTGGCGGGGGCCGCTCCGGCGGTTTTAGGGGTTCTCGCTCAACGGCACCGCCGCGGCAGACCTTTAGCCCGCCGCCGTCCCGGCCGCAGACCGTAACCCCGGGAACCCAGACGCGTCCGGGAATGGCGACCCCGACGCCGCAACCGCAACCGGCAACCGGCGGTTTTTGGCGGGGTGTGGCTGGCGGAGTGGCTGGCGGTCTTCTGGGCGGTATGATCGGCAACATGCTCTTTGGCAGTTCCGGTCATGCCGGCGGGGCCGCAACCGGCGGTGGGGGATGTTCTTCCATCGGGCTGTTTGAAATTCTTATTATCGGGGGCATCTTGTATCTGGGCTATCGATTGTTGAATCGGCGGCGGCAGCAAGCCCATCAGTCCGGTGGAGGAGGCGGCAAAACCTATGGGGCTACACTCCTTTATCCCGAACCGGCGGCGCCGCAGTTGCCAGCCTTCGATTTGCAGACCGAATTAGAGCCTATCCGCCGGATGGACCCGAGCTTCAACGAAGCGACGTTCAAGGAGATGGTTCAGGATGTCTTCTTCAAACTGCAGGGTGCCTGGATGCGCCAGGAAGTCTCTAGCATGAGAGATCTGACCACACCGGAATTCTATGATATCCTGGATAAGGAATTACAGGAGCTGAAGGCCAAGGGTCAGATAAATAAATTAGAAAACATCGCCGTTCGGCAGGTGGAAATCTCCGAGGCCTGGCAGGAGCAAGGACAGGATTTTATTACCGTCGGCTTCCTGGCCAATCTGCTGGATTACACCGTGGATGCCGGAACCAACCAAGTCCTGGCCGGCAGCGATACCGAGCCGGTGAAATTTGAAGAATATTGGACCTTTGTGCGCCCGATCGGCAATGGCCCCTGGAAACTGACGGCAATCACTCAGCCCGGAGGATGA
- a CDS encoding CBS domain-containing protein yields the protein MTKRTLEVITTHINADFDGLASMVAAKKLYPDAILVFPGSQERNLRDFFVRSSLYFLNFAKIKDIKLEDVKRLILVDTRQATRIGKFGDLFPNDEVEIHIYDHHPDSPDDLVGTVEIVRPVGATVSMLIQMIRERGLSLSPDEATIMALGIYEDTGSFTFASTTPLEFEAAKFLLEHGANLNTVAEMLTRELTVDQVALLNDLIRNAVTINISGIEIVLAQASASQYIGDFAVLAHKFMDMENIQVLFALAQMEERVFIVGRSRLGEVNVGEILAEMGGGGHAYAASATVKAVPLAQVEEKLRKILQIKIHPRRNARDLMSYPVMSVDPATPLAEAHRFMTLHNINALPVMVDGDLKGLINRQIVEKAIFHGLENLPVQEYMTTEIAVVDPEATLSEIQDRLVINKQRLLPVVEDGRVLGVISRTDLLNLLMAPDIGTEENTDKEHGPMIRKKNVSGVIRERLPQNILNILKQVGRVADELGYNAYVVGGFVRDLFLRHENLDIDLVIEGDAVTFARHYASRFQNVRVRVFQKFKTAVIIYPDDFKVDVATARTEYYETPGALPIVERSSLKMDLYRRDFTINTLAVKLNERHFGILIDYFGAQRDLKDGRISVLHNLSFVEDPSRVFRAIRFEQRFGFKITKLTANLIENAGRINFFDRLSGTRLFSELKLILMEENPIPAISRLAEFDLLKFIHPMLRYDANTTWLLDQIRGVLSWHDLLFLEDSYERWYVYFLGLIEPLKEEQLLELTRRLNMQTKFAETLLWAKGAADHTLFRLYQRENPSPKEIYYLLHELSTEFLLYMMAKTRREGSKKAISLFITQLRNVRPHLAGKDLLDMGYEPGPRYKRILQHLLDAHLDGQVQTKEDEIASVLRRFGPPTKD from the coding sequence GTGACGAAGAGAACCTTAGAAGTTATCACTACCCATATCAATGCCGACTTTGACGGCTTGGCCTCGATGGTAGCGGCCAAAAAGCTCTATCCGGATGCTATCTTAGTCTTTCCCGGGTCTCAAGAGAGGAACCTGCGGGATTTTTTTGTCCGCTCCAGCCTCTATTTCCTCAACTTCGCCAAAATCAAAGATATTAAGCTGGAGGACGTAAAACGCCTGATTCTGGTGGACACCCGCCAGGCTACCCGTATCGGTAAATTCGGCGACCTGTTTCCTAATGACGAGGTGGAGATCCATATTTATGATCACCATCCCGACTCTCCTGACGACCTTGTTGGCACGGTGGAAATTGTCCGTCCGGTTGGCGCTACTGTCAGCATGCTTATCCAAATGATCCGGGAACGGGGGCTCTCCCTTTCTCCTGATGAGGCTACCATCATGGCCTTGGGAATTTATGAGGACACGGGCTCATTCACGTTTGCCTCCACCACGCCGCTGGAGTTTGAAGCGGCCAAATTTCTTCTGGAGCATGGGGCCAATCTCAACACCGTAGCCGAAATGCTCACCCGGGAACTTACTGTCGATCAGGTGGCCCTGTTAAACGACCTGATCCGCAATGCCGTCACCATTAATATTAGCGGCATTGAGATTGTCCTGGCCCAGGCTTCAGCCTCCCAATACATCGGTGATTTTGCCGTCTTGGCCCACAAGTTTATGGATATGGAAAATATCCAGGTCTTATTTGCCCTGGCCCAGATGGAAGAACGGGTATTCATCGTCGGCCGCAGCCGTTTGGGGGAGGTTAACGTCGGAGAAATTCTGGCCGAGATGGGTGGGGGAGGCCATGCCTACGCCGCCTCCGCCACCGTTAAGGCCGTGCCCTTGGCCCAGGTAGAGGAGAAGCTGCGGAAAATTCTACAGATCAAGATTCACCCCCGGCGCAACGCCCGAGATCTCATGTCCTACCCGGTGATGTCGGTTGATCCCGCCACCCCTTTGGCCGAGGCTCACCGCTTCATGACCCTGCATAACATCAACGCCTTGCCAGTTATGGTCGACGGAGATCTCAAGGGTTTGATTAATCGCCAGATTGTGGAAAAGGCCATCTTCCACGGTTTGGAGAATCTGCCGGTGCAGGAGTACATGACCACGGAAATTGCGGTTGTAGATCCTGAGGCCACCCTGTCTGAAATTCAGGATCGGCTGGTCATCAACAAACAACGATTATTGCCGGTCGTGGAGGATGGTCGGGTATTGGGGGTCATAAGCCGTACCGACCTGCTCAATCTTTTGATGGCTCCGGATATCGGTACCGAAGAGAATACCGATAAAGAACACGGCCCGATGATCCGCAAAAAAAATGTCAGCGGCGTCATCCGGGAACGCCTGCCTCAAAATATTCTTAATATTCTCAAACAGGTAGGCCGGGTAGCAGATGAGTTGGGGTATAATGCTTATGTGGTCGGTGGTTTTGTGCGCGACCTTTTCCTGCGGCATGAAAATCTTGACATCGATCTGGTCATCGAAGGAGACGCCGTCACTTTTGCCCGACACTATGCCTCGCGCTTCCAAAATGTCCGGGTGCGGGTTTTTCAAAAATTTAAGACCGCAGTGATTATTTATCCCGATGATTTTAAGGTGGATGTGGCTACGGCGCGCACGGAATATTACGAAACCCCGGGGGCCTTGCCGATTGTGGAACGCAGCTCCCTGAAAATGGACCTCTATCGCCGGGATTTCACCATCAACACCCTGGCGGTGAAACTCAACGAAAGACACTTTGGCATCCTCATCGACTACTTTGGGGCCCAGCGTGACCTCAAAGACGGCCGCATCTCGGTGTTACACAACCTCAGCTTTGTAGAAGACCCCTCGCGGGTTTTTCGCGCTATCCGCTTTGAGCAGCGCTTCGGCTTCAAGATCACCAAATTAACGGCCAACCTCATTGAGAATGCCGGCCGCATCAACTTCTTTGACCGCCTTTCCGGCACCCGCCTGTTCAGCGAACTGAAGCTGATCCTCATGGAGGAGAATCCCATCCCGGCCATCTCCCGGTTGGCGGAGTTCGATCTGCTCAAGTTCATCCACCCCATGTTGCGCTACGACGCCAACACTACCTGGCTCCTGGACCAGATTCGCGGAGTCCTCTCCTGGCATGACCTGCTGTTCCTGGAAGACTCTTATGAACGCTGGTACGTCTATTTTCTAGGTCTCATCGAGCCCTTAAAAGAAGAGCAACTACTGGAGCTGACCCGGCGGCTCAATATGCAGACAAAATTTGCCGAGACCCTGCTCTGGGCCAAAGGGGCCGCCGACCATACCCTCTTCCGCCTCTACCAGAGGGAAAATCCTTCTCCCAAAGAGATTTATTATCTCCTGCACGAACTCTCGACCGAGTTTCTGCTCTATATGATGGCCAAAACTCGCCGGGAAGGCTCCAAGAAGGCTATTTCGCTCTTCATCACCCAACTCAGGAACGTTCGACCTCACCTGGCCGGGAAGGACCTGTTGGATATGGGCTATGAACCCGGTCCTCGCTACAAACGTATATTGCAACACCTGTTAGACGCCCATTTGGACGGTCAGGTGCAGACCAAAGAGGACGAAATCGCCTCTGTCCTTAGGCGCTTCGGACCGCCGACCAAGGACTGA